GGCCGAGCCCGGCTTCGAGGTGGCCAAGGCCCAACTCCCGCTCGACGCGGGGAGCCCCGCCGTCACCCCGGTGCCGCTCGACGACGTGCCGACGCTGACGTACGACGACAGCGCGACGAGCGTCACCGTCACCGGCGGGAAGTTCACCGTCACCGTCGACAAGAGCAGCGGCGTCATCAGCTCCTACGAGGCGGCCGGCGTCCAGCTGATCAGCTCCGGTCCCGCCCCCAATTTCTGGCGGGCGCCGACCGACAACGACCACGGCAACGGCCAGCACACCCGCAACCAGACATGGCGCGACGCGGGCGCCCGCCGCAAGGTCACCGACGTCACGGTGAGCGCGGTCCGCGACAGGGCCGTCGAGATCAAGGTCGCCGGCACGCTCCCGACGACCACGGAATCGACGTACACCACCACCTACACCGTCTTCGGCAACGGTGAGATCAAGGTCGACAGCACCCTTCACCCGGGGGCGAGTTCACTGCCGTACCTCCCGGAGGTCGGCACCCTGCTCCTCCTCCCCGGCAGCCTGGACCGCATCCACTACTACGGCCGGGGCCCCGAGGAGAACCACTGGGACCGCAACAACGGCACCGACGTCGGCCTGTACTCCGGCGCGGTCGCCGACCAGTGGACCTCCTACATCCGCCCGCAGGAGAACGGCAACAAGACCGACGTCCGCTGGGCCGCCCTCACCGACCGGCACGGCAGAGGCCTGCTGGTGAGCGGTGAACCCCTCCTGGAGATCAACGCCTCGCACCTCACCCCCGAGGACCTGTCCGTCGGTGCCCGCCACGACTACCAGCTCACCCCGCGCAAGGAGGTCGTCCTGCGGGTGAACCACCGGCAGATGGGCGTCGGCGGCGACAACAGCTGGGGCGCCCACACGCACGACGAGTACAAACTCTTCGCCGACCGCGACTACGCCTACACCTACCGGCTGCGCCCGATCACGGACGTGGCACGGGCGACCGCGGTCTCGCGACGGCCCACGGCGACGGACTGACCGGCCGCGGCCCGGTGACACCGCGCGGGCGGCGTCACCGGGCCGTGCACTGGGTCCGACAGCCGCCGAGCACGTCGAAGCGCTGCCATCCCGCACGCGTGAGCTCCCGCTCCGCCAACTTCCTCCGGCGAGGCCAGGAGAACGAAGTGCCGGGAGCGCGACAGCGCGTCCTGGATCGTCGGCCACAGCCCCGGATTGGCCGACATGCTGGACTCGTCCTGGAACACCCGCACCGCCCGCAGCCGGTACCAGGGCCGGGCGAAGTGGTGCAGCCCGTCGCGCAGGGCCGCGGTGCGGGCGCGGTCGGCCTTGTGGTTGTACGAGATGAAGGCGTCGAAGCCGGCAGCCGCCGCATCGGGCCGTGCCGCCCTTCGCCGCCACCTCCACCAGGACCGTCCAGGCAGCGGACGCGGAGCCATGACGCCTCCCCCGAGCACGACGCAACCCGGCCGCGGAGTGATCCGCGTTTCATTTCCACGCCCGGGGCCGCTGCGTATCCTGAGGGCATCGTCCGTCGTAACAGGCCCTTGACCTGCGGAGCAGGCAGGGAGCCACGACTCGGGAGTCGCTTGATGCTGCGCACCATGTTCAAATCCAAGATCCACCGCGCCACCGTCACCCAGGCCGACCTGCACTACGTGGGATCGGTGACCATCGACGCGGACCTGCTCGACGCCGCCGACCTGCTGCCCGGTGAGCTGGTCCACATCGTGGACATCACCAATGGCGCCCGCCTGGAGACGTACGTCATCGAGGGCGAGCGGGGCTCCGGTGTGATCGGGATCAACGGGGCCGCCGCCCATCTCGTCCACCCCGATGATCTGGTGATCATCATCAGCTACGCTCAGGTGACCGACGCCGAGGCGCGGGCACTCGTACCGCGGGTCGTGCACGTGGACCGCGACAACCGGGTCGTGGCCCTGGGCGCGGACCCGTCGGAGCCGGTGCCGGGCTCGGACCAGGAGCGCAGCCCGCAGGCCGTACCGGCCTGAGTTCAGAGACGGTCGAGACCAGGAGTGTGCCCGTGAGCGACATCGAGATCCGCGACGACCGGGCGGCCGGCCGCCTGGAGGCCGTCGGCGCCGGCGAAGTCGTCGGCCACATCGAGTACTTCGTCCTCGAATCGCCCCGGCGCGCCCTGGTCCCCGTCCACACGATCGTGGAACCGGCCCACGAGGGAAAGGGCATCGCGGGCTCCCTGGCCCGCGAGCTGTACGGCATCGCCGCCCGCGAGGGCATTGTCGTCGCCCCGCTCTGCCCCTACGTCGTCAAGTGGGCCGAACGCCACCCCGACGAGGCCCCGGCCGCCGACCCCGAGCTGCTGCGTGCGGCGAAGGAGTGGCTGGTGGCGCACCCCGGCCGGTTCTGACCCGGCCGAACGGGTGACTGGCCCGACGCGCACCGGGTAGGCGGGGGAGAAGTCCAGAGCCGACGTTCACCACAGGCTGGAGGACACGATGACCAACCCCCCGACCCCCTACCCGGATCCGGTCC
This DNA window, taken from Streptomyces sp. NBC_00663, encodes the following:
- the panD gene encoding aspartate 1-decarboxylase encodes the protein MLRTMFKSKIHRATVTQADLHYVGSVTIDADLLDAADLLPGELVHIVDITNGARLETYVIEGERGSGVIGINGAAAHLVHPDDLVIIISYAQVTDAEARALVPRVVHVDRDNRVVALGADPSEPVPGSDQERSPQAVPA
- a CDS encoding GNAT family N-acetyltransferase, translated to MSDIEIRDDRAAGRLEAVGAGEVVGHIEYFVLESPRRALVPVHTIVEPAHEGKGIAGSLARELYGIAAREGIVVAPLCPYVVKWAERHPDEAPAADPELLRAAKEWLVAHPGRF